Part of the Salminus brasiliensis chromosome 2, fSalBra1.hap2, whole genome shotgun sequence genome, AGGAAGAAAAAGGTAATTCGCTCTGAAATTACTACTTAGAAGATTGCATGATGCAAAAACTATGCATGTTGCAGATTCGtcctggattaaaatcactgatCTCTGTCAGAAACCACTGAAATTACTCCCCTTCCCCAGCTAAAACTAGTTCAGCTTGAAGAAGGCTTTGGATGATTTCACATTTCTAGTGATGCCTTCTGCTGTGCACCAGAGTTTTACTGCGCACCGTAATCATACAGTAAAATGTGAGGGATTTTTAGAAACATACCTGAGCCAGAGTCAAATTTCTTATCTGACCtgcaataaaaaagtcaaaaagttattacattaaaaaattaaataaatgcagtCCAGATCTGAGCTGTCTAGCAATACGTGTACAGTGTGTCTCAATCATTGCGCCTAATGGGGGAACGTTTTTCCTCTTGTCAAGTCACAGTCCAACACCAAGCTCAATCTTCCATTACAAAGCTAGCTCTTTCCTGAGTGTTTCATTTTCTCTCATTCCTCTaacccctccaaaaaaaaaaaaaaaaaaaaaaaaaaaacagaatctgAACATGGGAAATATCTAGTGAGCAATAAGCAGGCAATTTGTGTTCTCTGGGAGCAGAGTTTGGAGGAGGGAAGGTACGAAGGCTTTGCCTGTCTCCTTTGAGAACATCGTTTGTGAGATATGGGCTAACGCCAGCCATAAATTCAGCAGCCTTTGATGCTCTCCAGCGAGCTGTGGGAAAAAGGCGACCTGGTAATGGCTCCCGGGCTGGTTTCGGACACCCTGTCAGGTAGAGTTAACCTCAGGCTGCTCGCGGACAACCCGGCCCGCAGCTGGGCCACGTGTGGAGCAGCCAAAAACCACCAATTACACCGCACCAGAGACACACAGTGGCTTCAGCGGGAGCGTGAGCGTGAGCTGGGCTACTGCGCTCTCCAGGCACATCCACTGCTTACAAAAGCAGTGCAAAAGCACTGCTCTACTACAGGAACTGCTTTACTACAGGAACTGCTTGCCAACAATAGAACTGTTCAGTAAGCTCTACTTTAACTACTACTGGGTCCTTGGTGGTGTTAATGCCCTTTATACATACCAAAAATGTTTTCATTACTGCAGATATGTACAGTTATGAATTATTAGAACTTGGTGTTATTGTTGACCATGCAGCTtcatttccccctttttccatttttgggaatcaaaacaaataaaactttaACCTGTCTATGCAGaacatatatagaaaaataCAGACAAAGCAAAAGCACTGAATTACActatttgtaatgtaatgtacacagaatatatatatatatatatatatatatatatatatatatatattccagaCACAGCAGCTCAAATTAAGATTATGTAAGCAAGCTGGTGGTCTGAGGCAAAGAGCAGACTCACCAAACAGAATGACTAATACAGTGACTAAACTAGAATTATTTAACAAGACTCACGTGAACAGAGGGGCACCACACACAACGCATGTGTACGTTCCTTCTTCTTTGTGGTCTGTGTACTCTCCTCTGAATGCACTACAAATGTAAAGACACATGTTTCATTATTACAGATACAGCTTTATTGCATCTCCTGAAAAAGGCTACGCAaaagtttaaccccttaaaaagcctatggcctgtcagtgggccaaaagtgttgcTATACACTTGTATTACCAAAGAAAAGCccctgtagatactgaataatagcCTACAGGGAAGTTTACAGGGAACTGAAGGGTGGTGTCAGGCACTACAGGATGCCTGTGGATTCGAGTGTTTTATGgcttttataaaatatatatacactgcatgcatatatgcatatattcattaaaattatatagtattttaaattaaagaaaTAATTTATTACTAATGAAGTCAATTTTTTCATCAAATGTAGTTTGTTTATAGGTTAGAACAATACAGACATATAGGCTAGAATAGGCTTTAACACTACAGACAATAtttataaacataaaacatataaacataattcataataaaGAATTCAGTCAATCAATGTGTGCTCAAATATGTTAATACAAAGTGTTTCTAGTGGCTTCAACCATGGCTCATCCCACCATATTTTAGAACTGGACCTATTTTAGAAGTCTCTCTTAGCTTAGTTAACAAActgcatttttgttgtttgcACTGTGGTCGTTCTCACTCATGAATCAAGAATGAAGAATCAGAATCAAGCCACTTCATCAACGGTTTCATTCCGACCGCTACGGTTAAGAGGCTCATCCGTCTACTCGAACAGGGCTATTCCTGATCTGGCTGCGGTGAGGGCGACACACAGTGGGACAGCGTATCTAAAAGGGGAGCAGCTCAGTTGGTAACAGGCTGGGCTGCAGCCACAGGCCACACTGCTGGCGAGCAAGCTGCAAGCCTCCTCACCCACACGCAGGCTCGGTGCCTGAGGCATTTTTCACATTCCTCCTGCCAATGGGCCGACAAATACTTTCCCCACGTGTGCTTCCCAGTGAGAGGGGGGAGAAGAGCCACAGAGGTCCCCCTTCTTCTCTACAAACGCACCCTGTCGCCCGCTGGCACCGTCCTGCCACTCGCCTGCGCCCTCATCTACTCAGCTCAGCCAGGCCAAACAGGGCCAGCAACAAGTTCGAGCCAGTCGTGATGGAATCGTCCAGACAGGCGCGACAGGAAGTTCATATGACACATCTTTGAAGCATTTCTCATCCATAAATCACTACTGCGGATGTTTTGAATATTTGCACAGCTCTCCGAATCAAagtaatgaagaaaaaaaacgcaaaaaatatatatttggttTTAATATTTGAGGTTGTTTGAttgaagggggaaaaaaaaaaaaaaaaaaaaaatccaatcatggttgtgatgtcagaaCTGAAACTAGTCCACCAATTTCCGTAACAAGGTTCATTTAAAACTATTAAGTAACACACAAGCTGGTGGCTGAGGTGGGGCAGAAGGGTATTTCCAGAAACAGAAATATTGACTCAAAGAAATTCTATTGGCTTTCCAGTACAAAGAAACTTGCATTAATAAAAAGCTTGGATTACTATCATTTGCTTAACATGTGGCGCTAAACTTTCAGGACAGAACACCGTcctgtaaaaaataaagactTAAAACGGTCCTCCAGACATGGTCacgttttatttttaatgatctTTTCTATTACTAAGTTCTCTAATCGTACACACTCAACTGATTAAAGCAAGGACAGgaggtgatcaccaccccacctcatctccaacttatcccagaagtattgtGTTGACCtgaccaccaaccatcattccagagaacacagttcttccactgctccacagctcaatgctggggagctttatacgcCTCTAGCCTGGAAGCCTGGAGCCCGGAAGCAGgaaatacacaaatatacaaCGTCTtgcacaatgctgctttaatcatATTAGCAGCATATGGTTACTGTCAGATGAAaacttgtatcttcatttttgcattttaaagaattttaccatcacaatgaatggaccaatagaaatgccccaaaatgactATATCTAcaaataatattaacattaacttAACTTTTAAGTTTTGTTCCCTTCTTCTGAAAAGGTTTTGCAGGGTAGTGGTAATAATGCATTCatataatgcatatatatattaggAATTAGGAAATAAAAACTATTGAGTGCATTCAGACAGTTTACAAAAAgcactgtgtgtttgattcCCATTTAGTATTAGGTTTTATCTTCCTGTTATTTCTGACAATTGATTTTAGTTACATTTCATAGTGTTCATAttatttgttaaataaatatgttaatatttatattatattaagtttTTTCATAGCCACCAAACATTGACTTGGCATTGGTTAATAATATGCAAGTCATTAACATGTCAATATGTGAACCAGAGTTCTAAGAGGAGAGCAGTGAcctgatcaccaccacacttaATAAATACGCCCTTCATTCTGAGCCAGACGTTACGCTGCGCAACCTCTGAATAACCCCTGATTTTATTATCTGCTCCATCggccaaaacaaaacaaaaccactTCATAACAGGAATAATAATCGGCTGTGGTAATCGACCGTAAATATGGCCCACAGAGACTAAGCTGAAAACCCCTTTAAgtaacactatatgtccaaatgtttgtggataccccttctaagaaacgcattcagctactataagttgcaaccactgctgacacagatgtgcaaaacacacacacacacacacacacacacactttcctagtccctgtagagaagtactgagaatagaaaaggactctctggagcagataaacataaacctattagcaccatgtccaatgccaggcgcgggctagaggggtataaagccccccagcattgagctgtggagcagtggaagaactgtgttctctggaatgatggttggtggtcaGGTCAACacaatacttctgggataagttggagatgaggtggggtggtgatcacctcCTGTCcttactaatgcttttgttgctgaatgcaatcaaatccttactagattttgctgtaatccaaaatctagtaaacgTTCCCTGGGGTTGGGGGACATGaacaagcagatgtcccaatacttttgtccatatagtgtattggtctacctaaaaaaaacaaaaacaaaaaaaacccagcagCGTTTGATCCACAGTGTGAACGTCTCACCTTTCTGTGCCTTTCTCCTGAGTGACGTGATACTGCATAGGAGTCAGGCGCTTCCTCAGCTCCTCCTGAGGGAAGTTCTTGGGCCAAGTCTTCTTGGAGCGGCATGTCCCTAGAGCGGTTAGAAAGGTGCAGAATGCAAGTCAGTGTCGCCATGAGTCTTTGCGACTGCTACAACTGGCACTGCAAAGGAACGGGCAAACCAAACCAAGCCGTCATAAGCAATTTTTACGACAACCACTGTTCCAAGCAGGAGTCAATGCTTACTGTTCCACTAGTGTGTGGGgcacatgtatatatacacaaatacacacacacacactcgtacatTTACAGACACGCATAAGCATGCACTCGGATGCGCCTGAAGATGGGAAAGCACATGTAATCAGGCGTACATGCTGCTCAACAGCGACCTAGGTCGTTTTCACCACTAACAGTAACTGACAGATGTCTTCTGAGAGCTCTGGGTCATATTTCTTGACTCTTGCCTGGAAAAGTCATACAATAACAACAGTATCACtgcacttcacttcactttctattaaaaatagaggtgctttaaatggttctgtgaGCGATGCCATCTCAAGAACCATCAAAACCATGACTTTAACAGAACCTTCACTGGATGTAAAGTCTCTTCTACCAATGTGAAGGGCCTTCACACTCAGAAACATCTCTACTACAACCCAAAAACTGGTTCCTCTACAGcaccgctcaaagaaccatttgaagcagctctatttttaagagtgtttatGACAGCGGGTCAGTGCAAAATGATGTGCTACAGCCAAAGTATATCGCCACACACTGTGCGTTATTTACAGTGAAATTACGACTTCATGTAAACGCTCATGTTACTCAGGGAAGGGAAGGTCTACCACTACAGGCACTAGTGAGAGCGCAGACTGTCTAAGGTTGCAGCAATGCTGACCTCTAGAGGTCAACTGAGAGTTGAGTTATTAGCCTCACACGGGGGCGGACGTTTTTTTGGGTAATGGCAGGACATACCTGAACCTGAACATTCCAATCCCCCAACAATAAGGACATTTCTGCACACCCTTTCCCATCCAAGAAGAAACAACACTGTGTATCTCTGAGCAGCAATTTacaacaccaaaaaaaacacGATCCAGCGATAATACAACTATAAATCTGGAATATTCATTTTAACTCCTAATAACCTTGATAATAAACTCTGTAGCAGGGTTTTCACAATGGGTCCCCTCTGCACCGCTGGGACCACTGCAGATAACGAAGAAATACAACTTCCCTCCATTATTCCTGCTTTCAGCTAATATTAATTAAGGCGCCCTCACCAGATCAGAACATTTTAACGACGCGAGTGGGGCCTGTGGTGGCTGCGTTAGTTAGTGCTGCTGCGCTGCACAGGGCTGTGCACTGGGGCTCCTGTCACTTGGGCTATGTGGAGAACTTCTCCCCACAAGATTGAAACCATGTGAGCGGAGGAAATAATGGGGTCTTTAAAAGGTCCCATTGGTGAATGGGCTGCATTGATGGGCCCCTCTCTGTCCAGTGAGTACAAAGTTACTTCTGACACAAATTCAGAGAAGGGTGCAGAgaacaggggtgtgtgtgttttgggggggggggtccccTCTTTACCGGACTCCCCCATATTCTGCCTCTCTGTTAGGGAACTTCTGGATCATATTAGAGGCAGAGTGGGAGAGTAGTAGAGAGTAGGAAGGGCAGAGTGGGAGAGTAGTAGAGAGtaggaaggggagagagagagagagagagagagagagtgagagagagagtgagagagagagagagagagagagagagctttatttatttgtctagaAGAGCTTCTGAAGAGGTATCTAAAGAAATCTGGGAACTTGCCCTGTGCTGTCTGCTGCACGTTGTTTGGTTTTCAAGTACCAAGAGGTCAACTTCTAAATGAGCACATTTTTCCCAACATTCTGCCTCACTAGGACTCTATCTGTGTTGTCCCATATTGCTATCCGTATCACAATTTGGTGTAATAACAAAGCGTTCAGAGACGCGGGAGATGAGCAAAATGCAGGCCTAATCTTGTCTGTGTTCTAAACCCCAGAATAAGCTTCAGTGGACTGCAGCACAGTAGTCTACTATACGACCACCTACTCTACACATGTAAAATACATCCATTTAGATACAAAGTGACTAGTGAAGAAGTaaagaacaaaataaaacaacactCGAAGCTCAGCTGTGCATGCAAGCTTAGAAAAGAAGTTAAAGAATATGTTAGGTGTTAATCCATGAGCAACTGAAGAATCTAGAGAAAGGGGACAAAGAAAAAAACGTGACATTTCACAGCAAGGGGTTGTCAAATGCAGAAGAAAAACCCTTTAGAAAAACAACACTTTGTGTTCTTGTATTCACTATCAAGTTCACTGCAATATACACAGCTGGGTTCCACTAAGCTGGATAAGGTGTGTCCTGATTAGGAATCCACCAGTCCAGCTTCATCTCCTCTCCCAATACGGATTCTGACATATGACTGCTTGGCCCTACAattctaacaattctgccaaaatactcaatttatacatgtataggGCCCCAGTCAGTCATAGACCCTTGGAAATGTCCCTAAACCCCAGTCACAACATGTTTATGCACCCTGCATGACTGAAGTTTTTTTAGATTAGATCTTTCTAGGTTTAAAAATCACACGATTACAACTCAGATactttatagtatatataaagtatgtatatgtgtgtgtgtgtatatatatatatatatatatatatatatatatatatatatatatatatatatatagatatatatatatatacacacacacacacatactattaAATACTGGGACACCTACCATTATACCTACAGAGGATTAATCCACGCGCATTAATATGGTCTGACACTTCATGGCTGAGTTCCAGTTttcaataacaccactcacagacGATGGTGGAACATCTAAGAAGGAAGAAATAATTGTTGCAGCGGTgactcctattacagaaccacactgaaactcagtgagctctttagaaccacccattctttcactaaggtgtgtaaaggcagactgcgtGGCAGTGAtcttatacacctgtggcaatagaactgtcccaatacttttgtccatacagtgtgtgtatatatatgcattaCTGTACATACTACATACACCCGTCCACTGTAATCTAAATAATCTGAAGCACAAGTGCCTTAACAGAGCACTCATATCAGATCAGTACTTAATGTCAGACAATATCCTGAGGTCAAATGTCAGATTCTGCACTGGGAGAGGAGATCCACGAGCATGACAACGAAAGCACCAATTCATTAGATAACAGTATATCTGATCAGTGCAACACTATCAGTGACCATGGCAGTGACCATCAGGAACCTCAGGAACCCAAGGcccctacactcttaaaaacactcttaaaaataatggtttTACACAGGGATTCTTTGAATTATGCCAAATAACAACCATTCTGTAAAAGATCtgcatgtgtgaagaaccttttcaacGTTTAAAGACGTGGATGTTAGGATgatttaccaatttaaagattTTTCACATTACATCTCTTCTAAATAATGgctcttcatggaaccaaaaatggttcttccatggcatcgctcaaagacccctttgtaggacctttatttttaagagtgcttgTGTTGGGAGCTGTAGAACCGCTGTAGTAATAGATCTAAACTAAGATAGGATTTGAAAAGcaatgtgttttatagaagcCAGATTAGGTTTGTGTTTTGTCTGAGACTCACAGAGCACACACCCAGAACAGCTTGTGTAAGTCCTGTAGCCAGGCTGGCACTACATACTCCACAAGGTGGGGTTTTCCTGCAAGTGACTACAGTACCAACCCAACACGAACCCCTTGCCAAACACTCAGGCGTGCGCACAAAGAGGGAAGCATGTGTTAGAGCTCGCAGAGGCAGAGCacgctgcacacacactgcacacacacacatagcatcTAGTGGACCTGAGGGAAGCCCGCAGGCTTTCAGTTTAACAGGTTGGCTTTTGGTCACCAGATGCAGCAGATTAAACCCGGACAtggctgcttctgctgctgctgctgctgctgctaccactgacgatgatgatgatgctgctgctgctgctgctgctgctgctggtggaagGAGAGTAAGCGACAGAGGGCCGTCCGCCGCTCAGGctagaaaacaaaaacacaggcgGGGCACAGGAAGGACAGAAAACACAACACTGGTCAACACGGGATGTCAGTCACAGACACGTAAGCATACGGTAGAGAAGTCAACCGCAGGACGGCCGACATCTCATCTCTCATGCAAGGAAAAGCCCTTTAAATGACAGGATAAAGGAAGAGAGGACGGTGGGTAGAGGCCATGGTGTTAACATCAAGCACCTATTCCAGAATTCAGAATTCCTTGCAGGCAAAGAGGTTGGATTGAACTGAATTTCAGGCAGAGAATCGAGACACTAAGGGAGGGGTAAAGAAAGGGACAGGGGTTAATCATGAAGTTAGACACTTTCAATTTAAACAAGATAGAGATTAATTGCACATGAAGCTCCGATACCTTGTCGACACATTTTTCCACAAATAAACATCACACATATTTCCATTTACAACATAATCATGTTTTCTTTTCCCATCCAAACCAGTGAAGATCCT contains:
- the msrb3 gene encoding methionine-R-sulfoxide reductase B3 isoform X2, translated to MSGFNLLHLVTKSQPVKLKACGLPSGTCRSKKTWPKNFPQEELRKRLTPMQYHVTQEKGTESAFRGEYTDHKEEGTYTCVVCGAPLFTSDKKFDSGSGWPSFFDLIKEESITVTDDFSYGMHRVETTCSQCGAHLGHLFDDGPRPTGKRYCINSASLGFQPKDAAVEESEPNGAAGQSASSSKNEL